CCTTCCATGCCGATCTCACGCGCAACTTCCGGGCGGATCTTTCCGAGCACCGTGCCGGGTGCCACAATCTTGCCAAAGATGCTGCGCGGCAGGCCGAGGGCATCGATCACACCCCATGCCCAATCACCGGTGCCGGCATCGAGGAGCTGCGAGGTCGAAGCGATCGTCCGCTCCACTGCTTTCTCACCGCAGAGCCAGAAGGCCAGCAGGTCCGGCACGAAGAGCAATTCATCGGCAGAAGAAAGGGCGGGGGAACCGAGTTGCTTCTCCGCCAGCAGATGCAGGGAGGAGTTGTAGAAATTCGTGGTGATGCCCGTCTGCTTGTAAACCTCCGCTTCCGGGATCTTCGCATGCATCACGGCGGGCATGCCTTCATGGCGTGCATCGCGGTACTGATGCGGAAGCCCGAGCAGACGGCCGTGCGCATCCAGCAGGCCGAAGTCACAGCCCCAGGTATCGATGCCGATTGCCACGATATCCTTTCCATACTTCTCCACGCCGCGACGCAGGCCTTCCGCGATATCGCGGTAGAGGCCCACGACGTTCCAGAACGACCCGCCCGGCAGATCCGTGCCGGGATTGTCAAAGCGGTGGATTTCTTCGAGGCGGAGGGTTTTGAGATCGGTGATCCCGGCGATCACGCGGCCACTGCCGGCGCCGAGGTCGATGGCGAGAAATACGGGCATGGAAAGAGAGAGTAATGAAACAAGAAACCGGAGACCGGAGCAGGGGAGACCTTAGCGAGCGAACTTGAGTTCGTAGGGCAGGTCCTTCAGATGGCTCTTCGCGTAGATCTTTGCGCCGCGGTCGGTCACAAGAACGTCGAGCTCTTCCGGGGCCGCGAAGTAGAAGTCGGTCTGCACGCCCAGCTTCGTGTGGTCGAGCAAGGCGCAGGACCACTCGGCATGTTGGAGCATCATCCGCTTGAGGCGGGCCTGCTCGGGGTTCGGTTCGCTTACGCCGCGAATGGGATCGAGCCCGCCGCCGGAAAAGAAGAAGCGGTCGATCCGCAGGGCACGCAGCGCGCTTTCCGTAAGCATGCCGGAGAAGCGGCGGCCGCGTGCTTCATAGCTGCCGCCCAGCTGGATCAGCTCAAGATTCGAGTCGCGGGAGGCCAGCCGTTCGATCACCGCCAGCGAGTAGGTCACCACCCGCACCGGCACGTCTTCCGGCAGTTGGTCGGCGAATTCGAGAGCGGTAGTGGAAGCATCGAGCAGGATGGTCTCGCGGGGGCAGATGAGGCGCACGGCTTCACGACCGATCGCGATTTTCTCATCCAACTGCCGGGACTCGCGCTCGGTCTGGGAGAGTTCGCCCAGAGGCGCGGTGGCATCCATGGCACCGCCATGGGTGCGGCGCAGATGGCCGCGGCGGCCCAACAGATCGAGATCCCGGCGGATCGTTTCCTCCGTGACGACAAAGTCGCGGGCGAGATCCGTGGTGCGGACCGTTCCATCACGGCGCACCTTCTCCAATATTTTGCGTTGACGTTCCGCGGCCAGCATGTGGGATTCTGTGGGAAATTGCTTGCTTTCGTGGGTTTTGTCCCGCAAACCCCGGCGCCGTCAATCGCAAACGTTTAACACCCCATGTCCGCTGACTTCAAGCACGTGAATTACTCCTGGGATGACGCCCACGCCGCCACTCTGGATCCGGTCGCTCGTCTCGTTTATCGTTCCAACATCCTCGGCGATGACCAACGCATCACCAACACCGGTGGTGGTAATACTTCCTCCAAGATCGCGGAGAAGGATCCGCTCGGCGGTGCCAATGCCGAAGTGCTCTGGGTGAAAGGCTCCGGCGGTGACTTGCGCACCAGCAAGCGCGACAATTTCTCCTCTCTCTATCAGGACAAGCTGATCGCGCTGCAGAGCGTGTATGGTGGCCGCGCAGACAAGGGGCTGAAGTCCGCCGCGGAAGACGAGATGGTGGCGATGTACTTCCACACCACCTTCAACCTGAACCCGCGCGCGTCCTCCATCGACACGCCGCTGCACAGCTTCCTTCCAGGCAAGCATGTCGACCACATGCACCCGAATGCGATCATCTCGATTGCTGCCTCCGCGAATTGCGAGAAGCTCACGCAAGAGATTTTCGGCGGCAGCATGGCCTACGTGCCGTGGATGCGTCCGGGCTTCGAGCTCGGCCTCGCCATGCAGGAAATCGCCCGCCGGCAGCCGGACGTGAAGGCGATCATGATGGGCCAGCACGGTTTCATCTCCTGGGATGACGATGACAAGGTCTGCTACATCCGCACCTTGGAATTCATCGAGAAGGCCGCGGCTTACATTGATGAGAAGTATCAGGCGAAGGGTGGTGATGCGACGGCCTTCGGCGGCCAGAAATATCAGACGCTGCCAGAAGAGCAGCGCCGCGCGACTCTGGCGGGCATCCTGCCATGGCTGCGCGGACAAGTTTCCCAGCAGAAGCGCTTCATCGGCACCGTCCAGGACGACGAGAAGATCCTGCGCTTCGTGAACTCTGCGGATGCCCCGCGCCTCGCGGAGCTCGGCACCTCTTGCCCCGACCATTTCCTGCGCACGAAGATCAAGCCGCTCTACGTCGACTGGAATCCGCAGGTCGAAGACGCTGCCGCGCTGAAGGCGAAGCTCACTGCCGGTCTCGAGCAATACCGGAAGGACTACGCCTCCTACTACAATGCCTGCAAGCACGCCAACAGCCCGGCGATGCGCGATCCGAACCCGACCGTGGTGTTGATCCCGGGCTTGGGCATGATTGCCTGGGGCAAGGACAAGTCCGAGTCCCGCGTGACCGCGGAATTCTACAACTGCGCCGTGGAAGTGATGCGCGGTGCGGAGGCGATCGACAAATACATCGCCCTGCCACAGCAGGAGGCTTTCGACATCGAATACTGGTTGCTTGAAGAAGCGAAGCTGCAGCGCATGCCCGCCGAGAAGGAACTGGCACGCCAGGTGGTCATCGTCATCGGCGCCGGCTCCGGCATCGGCAAGGAAACCGCCCATCGCCTCGTGAAGGAAGGCGCGCACATCGTGTGCGTGGACCTGAACAAGGAAGCCGCGGAAGCCACCGCGAAGGAAATCACCGACAAGCACGGCCTCGGCATCGGCGTCGCAGGCAGCGGCATCTCCGGCTGTGGGCCGGCCATCGGTCTGGCTGCAAACATCACCGACCGCGCCAGCATCCGCGCGATGCTGGATCAGGTGGCGCTGGCCTATGGTGGCTTCGATCACATCTGCGTGACCGCCGGGATCTTCGTGCCGAGCGATACTTCCGGCCACATCCCGGACGATAAGTGGGCACTTACCTTTGCGATCAACGTGTCCGGTTCCTACTACGTCGCGGATGAAGCTGCGAAGACGTGGAAGGAGCAGGGCCTGAAGGGCAATCTCGTCCTCACCACCAGCGCGAACGCCGCGGTGGCGAAGAAGGGCAGCCTCGCCTACGACACCTCGAAGGCCGCAGCGAATCACCTCGTCCGCGAACTCGCGATCGAGCTTTCCCCGCTGGTGCGCGTCAATGGCGTCGCCCCCGCCACCGTCGTGCAGGGTTCCGCGATGTTCCCGCGTGATCGGGTCATTGGTTCGCTCGCAAAGTATTCGATCCCGTACAGCGATGACGAAGAGACCGAGTCGCTGGTCGGCAAGCTGGCCCAGTTTTATGCGGACCGGACCCTGACCAAGGCACCGATCACCCCGGCAGACCAGGCGGAAGCCTACTTCCTGCTGGTGACGAACCGCCTCAGCAAGACGACCGGCCAAGTGATCACCGTGGACGGTGGCCTCCATGAGGCTTTCTTGCGCTGATTTTCCCGGAGAGACTCTTTCCAGGTAGGTAAAGAACGGGCGGTTCCATTTCACGGGGAGCCGCCCGTTCTGCTTCCTAAGGGGGGGATGCCGGAAGCCCACGGCCAGAGGATGAAATCGGGTGAGCTAGGGTCGCCTGTTCCACCTGATAAAAGCAGAAAAAAATCAGGCCAAGGCGAGAAGGCGGTGCGAGGACCGGCAGGAGAAAACGGGAGACAAACGGGAAGATCCATGAGGTCTCCCGGTCACGGAAATGAGGTCACCGGGGTGTGAGTTCACAAGCAAGTCATACCGGGACCAAGGGGCACGTTCTAGTGCCAAGCCAGACCTGATTTCTTCGCCCTTGCCGGGGACTACTTCCGGTCCTTGGCCCGCTGATAACGCGACTTCCGTTCGGTGCTTTCGGCTTCGCTTTGCTGCGCCGTGACGATCGGTTTTTCTTCGGGTGTTACGACCGGGGTCACGGGCTTGGGAGCCTTCACCTTCTTTGCTTTGACCTCCTTTTCACGCGGAGCCCAGTGGGGCAGCGCGGGGATCGGAAGCTTCCAGCCGGTGCGGGTCATAAGAGCTTCCACGACCAAAAACACGAGCATTGCCAAAGCGATCCACATCCGCAGGGAAACATCCTGGCGGCTGGGCGGACGGAGCCATGCGGTGGAGAGGTCGAGCAACTCGCGACCACCGGTCTGGCGGGATACGGCGCGCAATTCTTCCAAGCGCTCCGGCTCGAAAGCCCACTCGACCGAGGAGCCCACGGTTACCGGACCGAAGGGCAGCGCATATTCACCGACCTGGATTGCGCCCCGGACGATGGCACCCTCATCCAGATCCCTTGTAACCGAGAAGTGGCCGGGCGCGATCCGCTTCCAAGAGACGTCGTAGGGAGTTGCTCCCGCGTGGCTTTCCAAAAGGCGCAGCTTCGGTGGAGCGACCGTGAGTTTCTTCGACCACTCTTCGGTATCGTAGAGCAGATCGACGGTCAGGCGCGTGCCATCGAGGCGATGCTTCAGGCCGATGCCGGGCGGGAGGTCCATGCCCATCAGCCAGCGGGTGAGGGTCTGCACGAAGTCGCCGTAGTTCTTCCAATCGCGGATGTTTTGCGAGAACTCGCCGCCCAAGGGAAAAGACACTGCGGCGCTGCGGCCGAGACCGCGCCGGGCATGCGCGACGAGAGGTGCCACATACTCGTCCTTGCTGGACAGCGAGGTTGTGGCGTCCTCGCGCGCGTAGGAGAGATTGTAGCCATCCACCTGTGGCAGCCACTCCAGCAGCTTCGGCGAAATCTCCGCCCAGCGTCCGGTCGGCTGCGCGCCCACGGGATCCTCGATGAAAGCTGACCGCGCGATCGTCACCGTTTCCTGAGCGAAGATCTTCGGGATATCAACA
This portion of the Luteolibacter luteus genome encodes:
- a CDS encoding DeoR/GlpR family DNA-binding transcription regulator; amino-acid sequence: MLAAERQRKILEKVRRDGTVRTTDLARDFVVTEETIRRDLDLLGRRGHLRRTHGGAMDATAPLGELSQTERESRQLDEKIAIGREAVRLICPRETILLDASTTALEFADQLPEDVPVRVVTYSLAVIERLASRDSNLELIQLGGSYEARGRRFSGMLTESALRALRIDRFFFSGGGLDPIRGVSEPNPEQARLKRMMLQHAEWSCALLDHTKLGVQTDFYFAAPEELDVLVTDRGAKIYAKSHLKDLPYELKFAR
- a CDS encoding bifunctional rhamnulose-1-phosphate aldolase/short-chain dehydrogenase — protein: MSADFKHVNYSWDDAHAATLDPVARLVYRSNILGDDQRITNTGGGNTSSKIAEKDPLGGANAEVLWVKGSGGDLRTSKRDNFSSLYQDKLIALQSVYGGRADKGLKSAAEDEMVAMYFHTTFNLNPRASSIDTPLHSFLPGKHVDHMHPNAIISIAASANCEKLTQEIFGGSMAYVPWMRPGFELGLAMQEIARRQPDVKAIMMGQHGFISWDDDDKVCYIRTLEFIEKAAAYIDEKYQAKGGDATAFGGQKYQTLPEEQRRATLAGILPWLRGQVSQQKRFIGTVQDDEKILRFVNSADAPRLAELGTSCPDHFLRTKIKPLYVDWNPQVEDAAALKAKLTAGLEQYRKDYASYYNACKHANSPAMRDPNPTVVLIPGLGMIAWGKDKSESRVTAEFYNCAVEVMRGAEAIDKYIALPQQEAFDIEYWLLEEAKLQRMPAEKELARQVVIVIGAGSGIGKETAHRLVKEGAHIVCVDLNKEAAEATAKEITDKHGLGIGVAGSGISGCGPAIGLAANITDRASIRAMLDQVALAYGGFDHICVTAGIFVPSDTSGHIPDDKWALTFAINVSGSYYVADEAAKTWKEQGLKGNLVLTTSANAAVAKKGSLAYDTSKAAANHLVRELAIELSPLVRVNGVAPATVVQGSAMFPRDRVIGSLAKYSIPYSDDEETESLVGKLAQFYADRTLTKAPITPADQAEAYFLLVTNRLSKTTGQVITVDGGLHEAFLR